The segment TGGAACTTCTACTTGTAGCAAAATCCTATCAGCCGGGCTTTGCTTGGTATTGAAAATACAGAGCAACCGGATGGCATATTCTTCCCAAAAGGTCGTCACTTCCGGCATCGCATACAATACGATAAGTCGGAAGTGGCGGCCAACATCTGTGAGCTAACCATATAAACCATTCGATGGCTCTACTTCTGCAAGCGTCAGCCTGCGTTCAGTAGAGCCTTCATTATGATATTCATTGAAGCCTTTTTCAGCATTAATAGTCTAGTATTTAGAAATACTTTATAAATAGTGAGTATTTTTCATGGTGGTAAATAAGGAATTTCGTACTTTTGTAGGAATGACATAAATATGTTTATAATCATAAGAATATGAAGATCAATCGTATTAAATCTGTACTGGTAGAAAAGGATAAATCTCAGACTTGGCTTGCTGAAAAGTTGGGCAAAAGCTTTTGTACCGTAAATGGTTATTGCACGAACCGCAATCAACCCTCACTTGAGACCTTAAAGCAAATAGCCGACATCCTTTCGGTTAGTATCAAAGATTTAATTGTTGATAATCAAGAATAATATTATGGCAAAGAAAGCGAAATCAGTAAAAGAACAAACCCTCGAACAGAAGTTGTGGGGTGCAGCAGAAAAACTTCGTGGCAATCTTGATGCTGCAGAATATAAGAGTGTGGTATTGGGACTTGTGTTCCTAAAATATATAAATGACAGCTTTAAGGCTAAATATGAAGAACTCACGTCTGATCCTTACGGAGACCCAGAGGATGCAGACGAATACATCGGTGACAATATCTTTTTCGTCCCAAAAGAAAGCCGATGGAAGCTGATTGCTGATTCTGCCTTAACTGCAGAAATCGGCATAGTCATAGATAAAGCTATGGAAGCTATTGAAAAGGACAATGCCCATCTTAAAGGTATATTACCCAAAAATTATGCTCGTCCGGAACTTGACAAAAGGAGATTAGGAGAAGTTGTTGACATTTTCGACAATACCGTTTTTGATGTAAGTCAAGCAAGAGATGTTTTGGGTAGAGTTTACGAATATTTCCTTGGAGAATTTGCGCGTGAAGAAGGGAAAAAAGGTGGAGAGTTCTATACTCCGGAGTGCGTAGTCCGTACATTAGTAGAAGTTCTGCAGCCGTATGAGGGTAAGATTTTTGACCCGGCTTGTGGTAGCGGTGGTATGTTTGTGCAGAGCGCTAAATTCATAGAACGCCATAGTGGAAATATGAATAACATTTCTGTCTTCGGTCAAGAAATGAACAGCAACACATGGAGATTAGCCAAAATGAACTTAGCCATTCGTGGAATTGAGGCTAACTTTGGTGAGACCTGGGCAGATTCATTTCATAATGACCAGCACCCATTTCGTAAGTTTGACTTCGTAATGGCTAATCCTCCATTCAACATTTCTGATTGGGGCGGAGACAAATTAAAAGATGATCCACGTTGGGTATATGGTATTCCCCCTGAAGGAAATGCCAATTATGCCTGGATTCAGCATATGATTTACCACCTGAATGACAACGGACGTATCGGTCTTGTACTTGCCAATGGCTCACTTAGCAGTCAAAGCGGAGGAGAAGGAGATATACGCCGTAAACTTATTGAAGCAGATTTGGTAGAAGGTATTGTTGCGATGCCTAGCCAGTTATTTTATAACGTGCAAATCCCATGTTGTCTCTGGTTCTTTAATAAAAAGAAAACTCAAGCAGGTAAGACACTCTTCATTGACGCACGTAACTTGGGGTACATGTTTGATCGCACCCATCGGAGATTGTCATCCGGCACGCCCAATCCAGAAGAAAACGAAAAATGTCAAGAAGCAGAAAGAACTACAAATGACATAGCACGCATAGCCGAAGCGTTTGAGCAGTATCGAGAAGGTAATCTAGTTCCAGAAGCGGGATTCTCAGCTGTTGCAACTATTGAAGAAATGGCTGCACAAGACTTCGTTTTGACTCCTGGACGATATGTAGGCATAGCCGAAACAGAGGACGACGGAGAACCCTTCGAAGAGAAGATGGCTCGCCTGACTTCGGAATTGTCTGACCTATTTGAGCAATCCCATAAGCTTGAAGACGAAATACGCAAGCAACTTGGGCGTATAGGTTACAAAATTTGATTGCTTGCTTAATTCTTCGGTTTTAATTAAGAAATCATTAACATCGAAGAAACATGAAAGAAAGATTCATTCAAGAAATTACTAACTCAATGGCGGAATTCTTAGATATAGAACAGTTGGCAACTCTTAATGGTGTATTGCTCCAAGCTGTGAGCAAATACACCATCACGGGCGATGAAGAGACTCAACAAGACTCTTCGGCATCCAACTTGCGCCTGTTGGAGATGTTTCTGGCTGCTAAACAAGTTGAAGGTTGCTCTATTAAAACAGCCAAATATTATGAAGTAACTATCAAACAGCTTTTCAAGAAGATGCCAAAGAAAGTGGTAAATTTCACAACAGATGATATACGCGCCTATTTGGCCGTTTACCAGCGAAAACATAAATCAAGCAAAGTAACTATTGACAATATTCGTCGGATATTCTCTTCCTTTTTTGCGTGGCTTGAAGAGGAAGACTATATCATAAAGAGTCCGGTAAGACGAATCCATAAAGTTAAAACGGGCACACAAGTTAAAGAAGTTCTCACTGACGAAAATCTTGAAACCTTGCGTGATAACTGTAAAAATATTCGAGATCTTGCAATCATAGATTTGCTCTCCTCTACTGGTATGCGTGTGGGCGAATTAGTTAAACTCAATCGGGAGGATGTCAACTTCAATGAACGCGAGTGTATTGTTTTTGGAAAAGGCAATAAAGAGCGTATGGTCTATTTCAATGCTCGTACAAAAATCCATTTACAACAATACTTGTCTTCAAGGCGAGATCGCAACAAGGCACTTTTTGTTTCACTTGCTAAGCCACATGCAAGACTTGGAATATCAGGCATTGAAAGTAGATTACGTAAAATAGGAAGAAATTGTAAAATTTCTCGTGTACATCCTCATAAGTTCCGAAGGACATTGGCAACCATGGCCATCGACAAGGGTATGCCTGTTGAACAAGTTCAGCAATTGCTTGGTCACGTTAAGATTGACACCACCATGCACTATGCAATGGTCAACCAGAATAACGTAAAATTGTCTCACCGTAAATACATTGGCTGATGAGAGTTATAAATAGATATTATACCCATAAGCAAGTGCTCTTTAATAAGCGCATAAATGATAATTTAGAACAGCAGGCACAGGCGTTGTTCAAGTCTTGGTTCGTGGAAAAACCTAATCCTCAATGGACAAAGGGAAGTTTATCTGATATAGCTTCATTTGTAGGAGGATATTCATACAAGGGTGATGAACTGGTCGATAGTTCCAATACAGGTATGGCTACGATAAAGAATTACAATCGTTCTGGAGGATTTAAGACTGATGGTTTTAAGGCTATAAATCCGTCAGATAAAGTAAAAAACGCACAATATGCAGAATTGTTTGAAATTCTAGTAGCGCATACTGATTTGACGCAAAATGCTGAAGTTATAGGAAATGCTGAACTTGTGCTTTCTCTAGGAGAGTATAATAAAATAATCTTCTCAATGGATTTGGTAAAAGTGTTGCCAAGTTCGAGTTTTCCTTATCGCTTTTTAATAGCAGCTATGCTTAAAAATAAACTGTTTAAAGGGCACTGTCAGGGCTACGTAAATGGTACAACCGTTCTGCATCTTAACAAAAAAGCTCTTCCTGAGTATAAAGTAATGATACCTACAGATACAGAGGCTAAAAAGATGAACGAGATTTTGGGCGGTTATTATAAACGAATGAGTGAAAATTTAAAGGAAAACGATATGTTAGAACAATTGCGTGATACAATACTCCCAAAGCTAATGTCCGGTGAATTAAAAATTAACGATTTAAACTGCTAAATTCTCATTGATAATGAATGACTTTGAAGAATATATAAGACAAGGTGAGCCTCAGAAAAAAGAAAAAGGCTATGCTTGGCAGACCGCTATCGGATTGCAGGCAGTAGATGATCTGAAACCGTCTGAGTACTTGATTCAAACAGCGCGTCAGCACATTGAGGGTGATATAACTATCGAAGAAGCCAAACAGCTTATTGATAGCTACTATCAATCCAAAACAGTCAGAGCAAACATCGAAGACAGAACGGAAGAAGCAGATAAAGTTTCAGCCCGTATTGCTGAAATTTTATCTGAAAAGACCTTCACATTTTCGCCCGTTGAGTATATCACCATTCATCGTCGCCTTTTCCAAGGTATCTATAAATTTGCAGGAAAGGTCAGAGATTACAATATCACCAAAAAAGAATGGGTATTGAAAGGAGAAACCGTCCTTTATGCCAGTGCTGACAGCATACGTGAAACGTTAGATTTCGATTTCATGCAGGAGAAAAATTTTAGCTATAAGGATTTGAATATCAACGATGCTATCATTCACATCGCAAAGTTTATTTCCGGCATATGGCAGATTCATGCTTTCGGTGAGGGAAATACTCGTACTACGGCAGTGTTTGCTATCAAATACCTGCGTACGTTTGGATTCGACATCAGTAACGAGGCGTTTGCCAATCATTCATGGTATTTCCGCAACGCTTTGGTCCGCGCCAACTATAACAATTTGAGCAAAGGCATTTACGCTACCACTGAATATATTGAAGCGTTCTTTAGGAACCTTATTCTTTCCGAACATAACGAACTAAAGAACCGAGTAATGCTTGTGCAAGAATCTTCTGTGCAAGGCGTTCAAAGTGCAAATACAACAAAGGAAATCTCCCCAAAGTGCAATATTTGCACTTTGAATTGCACTTTAGAAGAAATGGCCGTGCTGAACTTCTTGAGAGAACAGCCTAAAGCCACGCAAAAAGAAATCGCTGCGCATATAGGCAAATCTGAGCGAACAGTTAAGACCATTACCGTAAATTTGACCGAAAAAGGCATAATAGAACGCAAAAATGGCAAAAGAAACGGTTTTTGGGAAGTGAAAACGAATAATTTAAACAGCTAAATTCTCATTTATGGAAGAGTGGAAAATATATAGATTAGGCGATTTAGTGGATTTCCAAAATGGTTATGCATTTAAATCCTCTAAATTCCTCTACGATGGTAAATACAAAATCATTAGGATAAAAGAATTAAAGAATGGCTTAGTTAAGTTTTTCGAAGACACTGTATCCATTTCCGACGAACCAAACGAGATTTTGTCTAAAATATTGGTCAACAAGGGGGATGTTATATTCGCATTAACAGGAGATCCAGTAAGTAAACAAAATGCAAATAGCTGGGTTGGTCGTGTATCTCTATATACACATGATATACCAGCTTATCTAAATCAACGAACATGTAAGATAATTCAATGTAATAATGTTGTCCCACAATATGTTTACTATTATTTCAGACAATACGAAAATCTTTATTCATTAGCATCTAAAGCAACAGGAAGCGCAAGTCAGGCTAATATTTCTACAAAAATTCTCGAAGATACGGAAATACTATTACCGTCACTGAGCGTTCAAAAGAAGATGGTAGCCATCCTAGCTTCTCTTGATAATAAAATCGCCCTCAACCGCCGTATAAATGATAATTTAAAATCTACGGCAGCGTAGGAAATCGTGAAACCGACAACATATAACTATATATAATACTTTGATTATGAACACATATCATTATACTGAAGATTCGTATGAACAAACCATTCTTGATTTGTTCAAGGAAATGGGCTACGACTACCGTTATGGACCAGAGCTAGAACAAGAAACAGCTCGTGACCTAGAGGATGTATCAATATCCTGCATTACTAGAAAGCAGCTGCTTGTTATTAACGGAGCCACGAAACAACTGGCGATAGAAGAAGCCATGCGTCAATTGCATACTATTCAAAATGAGCCGCTTCTGTCA is part of the Parabacteroides sp. AD58 genome and harbors:
- the xerA gene encoding site-specific tyrosine recombinase/integron integrase; translation: MKERFIQEITNSMAEFLDIEQLATLNGVLLQAVSKYTITGDEETQQDSSASNLRLLEMFLAAKQVEGCSIKTAKYYEVTIKQLFKKMPKKVVNFTTDDIRAYLAVYQRKHKSSKVTIDNIRRIFSSFFAWLEEEDYIIKSPVRRIHKVKTGTQVKEVLTDENLETLRDNCKNIRDLAIIDLLSSTGMRVGELVKLNREDVNFNERECIVFGKGNKERMVYFNARTKIHLQQYLSSRRDRNKALFVSLAKPHARLGISGIESRLRKIGRNCKISRVHPHKFRRTLATMAIDKGMPVEQVQQLLGHVKIDTTMHYAMVNQNNVKLSHRKYIG
- a CDS encoding type I restriction-modification system subunit M, with product MAKKAKSVKEQTLEQKLWGAAEKLRGNLDAAEYKSVVLGLVFLKYINDSFKAKYEELTSDPYGDPEDADEYIGDNIFFVPKESRWKLIADSALTAEIGIVIDKAMEAIEKDNAHLKGILPKNYARPELDKRRLGEVVDIFDNTVFDVSQARDVLGRVYEYFLGEFAREEGKKGGEFYTPECVVRTLVEVLQPYEGKIFDPACGSGGMFVQSAKFIERHSGNMNNISVFGQEMNSNTWRLAKMNLAIRGIEANFGETWADSFHNDQHPFRKFDFVMANPPFNISDWGGDKLKDDPRWVYGIPPEGNANYAWIQHMIYHLNDNGRIGLVLANGSLSSQSGGEGDIRRKLIEADLVEGIVAMPSQLFYNVQIPCCLWFFNKKKTQAGKTLFIDARNLGYMFDRTHRRLSSGTPNPEENEKCQEAERTTNDIARIAEAFEQYREGNLVPEAGFSAVATIEEMAAQDFVLTPGRYVGIAETEDDGEPFEEKMARLTSELSDLFEQSHKLEDEIRKQLGRIGYKI
- a CDS encoding restriction endonuclease subunit S, yielding MRVINRYYTHKQVLFNKRINDNLEQQAQALFKSWFVEKPNPQWTKGSLSDIASFVGGYSYKGDELVDSSNTGMATIKNYNRSGGFKTDGFKAINPSDKVKNAQYAELFEILVAHTDLTQNAEVIGNAELVLSLGEYNKIIFSMDLVKVLPSSSFPYRFLIAAMLKNKLFKGHCQGYVNGTTVLHLNKKALPEYKVMIPTDTEAKKMNEILGGYYKRMSENLKENDMLEQLRDTILPKLMSGELKINDLNC
- a CDS encoding restriction endonuclease subunit S, which codes for MEEWKIYRLGDLVDFQNGYAFKSSKFLYDGKYKIIRIKELKNGLVKFFEDTVSISDEPNEILSKILVNKGDVIFALTGDPVSKQNANSWVGRVSLYTHDIPAYLNQRTCKIIQCNNVVPQYVYYYFRQYENLYSLASKATGSASQANISTKILEDTEILLPSLSVQKKMVAILASLDNKIALNRRINDNLKSTAA
- a CDS encoding helix-turn-helix transcriptional regulator codes for the protein MKINRIKSVLVEKDKSQTWLAEKLGKSFCTVNGYCTNRNQPSLETLKQIADILSVSIKDLIVDNQE
- a CDS encoding Fic family protein, coding for MNDFEEYIRQGEPQKKEKGYAWQTAIGLQAVDDLKPSEYLIQTARQHIEGDITIEEAKQLIDSYYQSKTVRANIEDRTEEADKVSARIAEILSEKTFTFSPVEYITIHRRLFQGIYKFAGKVRDYNITKKEWVLKGETVLYASADSIRETLDFDFMQEKNFSYKDLNINDAIIHIAKFISGIWQIHAFGEGNTRTTAVFAIKYLRTFGFDISNEAFANHSWYFRNALVRANYNNLSKGIYATTEYIEAFFRNLILSEHNELKNRVMLVQESSVQGVQSANTTKEISPKCNICTLNCTLEEMAVLNFLREQPKATQKEIAAHIGKSERTVKTITVNLTEKGIIERKNGKRNGFWEVKTNNLNS